The following are from one region of the Stigmatella ashevillena genome:
- a CDS encoding response regulator, which yields MAKILIVDDEVQVASALRRLFRREGFAVEVALNGEEALEKLNSFQADLVISDFRMKGMNGAELLERVLRVSPRAVRILLSGHADLWSSAPSSAAQAVSHFISKPWDDDHLVARVRTLLGGQHSPTTSSA from the coding sequence ATGGCCAAAATCCTCATCGTCGATGATGAAGTGCAAGTCGCCAGCGCGCTCCGGCGACTGTTCCGGCGGGAAGGCTTTGCCGTCGAGGTCGCCCTCAACGGCGAGGAGGCTCTTGAGAAGCTCAACAGCTTCCAAGCGGATCTCGTCATCTCCGACTTCCGGATGAAGGGCATGAACGGCGCCGAGTTGCTCGAACGGGTGCTGCGTGTCTCTCCCCGGGCCGTGCGCATCCTCTTGTCGGGCCATGCGGACCTGTGGAGCAGCGCCCCTTCTTCGGCCGCCCAGGCGGTGTCTCACTTCATCAGCAAGCCGTGGGACGACGACCACCTCGTCGCGCGGGTTCGGACCCTCTTGGGGGGGCAACACTCACCCACCACCTCCAGCGCCTGA
- the holA gene encoding DNA polymerase III subunit delta, translating into MSGELEEVLAEVKAGKVAPLYLLWGEEFLVRKGADELVKALVPDAAMGLNHAVLDAASPREVAQELATLPLFPGRKVVLVRDPEFLAPKKGRGDALGKAREAWKSGKRKEGARRLLALAARAGWGVDQLDPSAPGAPSLEDWKSELDVDLAEVDLAFLKEAAAFCREERVSAPEGDASALLELLQKGLPKGHALVLAASEVDAKSALLKFAKDEGWFIERKVAARHKDLDLSEIAREFLAPFKKKLGAGALEQLKERVGGNIRLLQSELEKLAIYANGATIEAADVALLVHHAREEEFFELSESIQKRDLRGALDYAEDALGQGTHALQLLGAVASIIRGLLENRERLGLYAQGAVPRSFDDFKARLFPKIEQEAKAAKGRAPHPWAAFLSMQAAARYERRELLRALMACAEADLELKSSANGKLVLERLLWNLCARPA; encoded by the coding sequence GTGAGCGGCGAGCTGGAAGAGGTGTTGGCGGAGGTGAAGGCGGGAAAGGTGGCCCCGCTGTACCTGCTGTGGGGCGAGGAGTTCCTGGTGCGCAAGGGCGCCGACGAGCTGGTGAAGGCGCTCGTGCCGGATGCCGCCATGGGGCTCAACCACGCGGTGCTGGACGCGGCCTCTCCGAGAGAGGTGGCCCAGGAGCTGGCCACGCTGCCGCTGTTTCCAGGGCGCAAGGTGGTGCTGGTCCGCGACCCCGAGTTCCTGGCGCCCAAGAAGGGGCGGGGGGACGCGCTGGGCAAGGCGCGCGAGGCGTGGAAGTCGGGCAAGCGCAAAGAAGGGGCCCGGCGGCTCCTGGCGTTGGCGGCGAGGGCGGGCTGGGGCGTGGATCAGCTGGATCCCAGCGCCCCGGGAGCGCCCTCCCTGGAGGACTGGAAGTCGGAGCTGGACGTGGACCTGGCGGAGGTGGATCTGGCCTTCCTCAAGGAGGCCGCCGCGTTCTGCCGCGAGGAGCGCGTCTCCGCGCCCGAGGGAGATGCCTCGGCGCTGCTGGAACTGCTCCAGAAAGGGCTGCCCAAGGGGCATGCGCTGGTGCTGGCCGCCTCGGAGGTCGACGCGAAGAGCGCGCTGCTCAAGTTCGCCAAGGACGAGGGCTGGTTCATCGAGCGCAAGGTGGCCGCTCGCCACAAGGATCTGGATCTCTCGGAGATCGCCCGGGAGTTCCTGGCCCCCTTCAAGAAGAAGCTGGGGGCGGGGGCGCTGGAGCAGCTCAAGGAGCGTGTGGGCGGCAACATCCGGCTGCTCCAATCGGAGCTGGAGAAGCTGGCCATCTACGCCAACGGCGCCACCATCGAGGCGGCGGACGTGGCGCTGCTGGTCCACCATGCGCGGGAGGAGGAATTCTTCGAGCTGTCCGAGTCGATCCAGAAGAGGGATCTCCGCGGAGCGCTGGACTATGCCGAGGACGCCCTGGGGCAGGGCACGCACGCGCTTCAGCTCCTCGGCGCGGTGGCCTCCATCATCCGGGGGTTGCTGGAGAACCGCGAGCGGTTGGGCCTCTACGCCCAAGGCGCTGTCCCGCGCTCCTTCGATGACTTCAAGGCCCGGCTCTTTCCGAAGATCGAGCAAGAGGCGAAGGCGGCCAAGGGACGCGCCCCGCACCCGTGGGCCGCGTTTCTCAGCATGCAGGCGGCTGCGCGCTACGAGCGCCGGGAGTTACTCCGGGCGCTGATGGCCTGCGCGGAGGCGGATCTGGAGCTGAAGTCCTCCGCGAACGGCAAGCTGGTCCTCGAACGTCTTCTTTGGAACCTCTGCGCCCGGCCCGCCTGA
- the holB gene encoding DNA polymerase III subunit delta', with translation MTLASVVGQPRAMDALQAALRSGSVHHAYLFAGPEGVGKELAAVGLAQALTCPEQPGVGCGACPSCLRIGKGLHPDVTWVMPDEERVARGLAGRSDFTGTPSREIRVEQIRELQERLALRGLESRRKVALIVSAQTMNVQAQNAFLKTLEEPPSDTTLILVASAVDRLLPTIRSRCGKVHFGPLPVELVAQRVQQERKLDPPTAALAAVMAGGSLGRALSLDLEVLAQRKDIITRFEALRPDNALPLLRFAEEYGASREEAEQALTLLTLWTRDVARVRAGAGGVANMDLGELAQEVAARTHETELHRRHALLERAQGALQRNGSPRLHLERMLLDMLMREVR, from the coding sequence ATGACGTTGGCTTCGGTGGTGGGACAGCCTCGTGCGATGGATGCTCTCCAGGCGGCCCTGCGCAGCGGGTCGGTGCACCACGCCTACTTGTTTGCTGGGCCAGAGGGCGTGGGCAAGGAGTTGGCAGCGGTGGGGCTGGCCCAGGCGCTCACCTGTCCCGAGCAGCCTGGGGTGGGCTGCGGGGCCTGCCCGAGCTGCCTGCGCATCGGCAAGGGGCTCCATCCGGACGTGACGTGGGTCATGCCGGACGAGGAGCGGGTGGCCCGGGGGCTGGCGGGGCGCTCGGACTTCACCGGCACGCCCAGCCGGGAGATCCGCGTGGAGCAGATCCGCGAGTTGCAGGAGCGTCTGGCGCTGCGCGGGCTGGAGTCTCGCCGCAAGGTGGCGCTCATCGTCTCGGCGCAGACGATGAATGTGCAGGCGCAGAATGCCTTCCTCAAAACGCTGGAGGAGCCGCCCTCGGACACCACGCTCATCCTCGTCGCCTCCGCGGTGGACCGGTTGCTGCCCACCATCCGCAGCCGTTGCGGCAAGGTGCACTTTGGCCCGCTGCCGGTGGAGCTGGTGGCTCAGCGTGTGCAGCAGGAGCGGAAGTTGGATCCCCCCACCGCCGCGCTCGCCGCGGTGATGGCGGGCGGCAGCCTGGGCCGTGCGCTGAGTTTGGACCTGGAGGTGCTGGCCCAGCGCAAGGACATCATCACCCGCTTCGAGGCCCTCCGGCCGGACAATGCCCTGCCGTTGCTGCGCTTCGCGGAGGAGTACGGGGCGAGCCGGGAAGAGGCCGAGCAGGCGCTGACCTTGCTGACGCTCTGGACGCGGGATGTGGCCCGGGTGAGGGCCGGGGCGGGAGGCGTGGCGAACATGGATCTGGGAGAGCTGGCGCAAGAGGTGGCGGCGCGGACCCATGAGACGGAGCTGCATCGCCGCCATGCGCTGCTGGAGCGTGCCCAGGGGGCGCTTCAGCGCAACGGTTCGCCCCGGCTGCATCTGGAGCGGATGTTGCTGGACATGCTGATGCGGGAGGTCCGGTGA
- a CDS encoding mechanosensitive ion channel family protein, with amino-acid sequence MGRVSLLVLRASTATLTTVDQLGQSFRALLPFLQSNVSLVVGVVLALLLAGARALSADKDFRRDLLGAFRFLLAFFVFRIAAWALPETTPESARKLIQVAWMLAFTFGFIRAGVSVTLKVIRLRSPTGTPKILRDVIDFTLYGLAALPILQSQLDLNLGGLLATSAVLSVVIGLALQETLGNLFAGLSLQLERPYQVGDFIRIGEHSGRVVQIGWRATRISTFRCESVTLPNSMVAKEVVRNFSYGYVPIGVDIFIGLSRDAPPNTVKAAVLEVLDEIPLILKTPVPQCRTWAYDGSSIRYQIRYWVSDFSQADNAMEQVYTQLWYRLRRERIEIPYPQQTVHLRQGSDHAEMSQETVLELLKAVDLFSVLDDSELHQVHQDLVARRFGKGETIIQEGDAGHTFYLVASGEVSVRTGKAQMEVTRLQRGSSLGEMSLLTGEPRAATVVAVEDSLLLELDRPAFARMFASNPGLAHRLSALLAQRRTQLRAVAANSGGSIDPTPEAGRILDRLRHIFGIAG; translated from the coding sequence ATGGGGCGTGTATCCCTGCTCGTGCTCCGGGCGTCAACCGCCACCTTGACCACCGTGGATCAGCTCGGCCAGAGTTTCCGGGCCTTGCTTCCCTTCCTGCAGAGTAATGTCTCCCTGGTCGTCGGCGTGGTGTTGGCCCTGCTGCTCGCGGGGGCCCGGGCGCTCAGCGCCGACAAGGACTTCCGGAGGGATCTGCTCGGCGCCTTCCGCTTCCTCCTGGCGTTCTTCGTCTTCCGCATCGCCGCGTGGGCCCTGCCCGAGACGACGCCGGAGTCCGCGCGGAAGCTCATCCAGGTGGCCTGGATGCTCGCCTTCACCTTCGGCTTTATCCGCGCCGGGGTCTCGGTGACGCTGAAGGTCATCCGGCTGCGCTCCCCCACGGGAACACCGAAGATCCTCCGGGACGTCATCGATTTCACGCTGTACGGGCTGGCGGCGCTGCCCATCCTCCAGTCCCAGCTCGACCTGAACCTGGGCGGCCTGCTGGCCACCTCCGCGGTGCTGTCGGTCGTCATCGGTCTGGCGCTCCAGGAGACGCTGGGCAACCTCTTCGCGGGCCTGTCCCTGCAACTGGAGCGGCCGTACCAGGTGGGCGACTTCATCCGCATCGGAGAGCACTCGGGGCGGGTGGTGCAGATCGGCTGGCGCGCCACGCGCATCTCCACCTTCCGGTGCGAGAGCGTCACCCTGCCCAACAGCATGGTGGCCAAGGAGGTGGTGCGGAACTTCTCCTATGGCTACGTGCCCATCGGCGTGGACATCTTCATCGGGCTGTCGCGGGATGCCCCTCCCAACACGGTGAAGGCCGCGGTGCTGGAGGTCCTGGACGAGATCCCCCTCATCCTCAAGACCCCCGTGCCCCAGTGCCGCACGTGGGCGTATGACGGCTCGTCCATCCGCTACCAGATCCGCTACTGGGTGTCGGACTTCAGCCAGGCGGACAACGCCATGGAGCAGGTCTACACGCAGCTGTGGTACCGGCTGCGGCGCGAGCGCATCGAGATCCCCTACCCCCAGCAGACCGTGCACCTGCGCCAAGGCTCGGACCACGCCGAGATGTCCCAGGAGACGGTGCTGGAGCTGCTCAAGGCCGTGGACCTCTTCTCGGTGCTGGACGACAGCGAGCTCCACCAGGTGCACCAGGATCTGGTGGCGCGCCGCTTCGGCAAGGGCGAGACCATCATCCAGGAGGGCGATGCGGGGCACACCTTCTACCTGGTGGCCTCGGGCGAGGTGTCCGTGCGCACGGGCAAGGCCCAGATGGAGGTGACGCGGCTGCAGCGCGGCAGCTCCCTTGGAGAGATGTCCCTGCTCACCGGTGAGCCGCGCGCCGCCACGGTGGTGGCGGTGGAGGACTCCCTGCTGCTGGAGCTGGACCGGCCCGCCTTCGCGCGCATGTTCGCCTCCAACCCCGGGCTGGCCCACCGGCTCTCGGCGCTCCTGGCCCAGCGGCGCACCCAGTTGCGCGCGGTGGCGGCCAACAGCGGCGGGAGCATCGATCCCACCCCCGAGGCAGGCCGCATCCTCGACCGGCTCCGGCACATCTTCGGCATCGCGGGGTAG
- a CDS encoding metallophosphoesterase, with translation MSAFLSMTRTLCVVLLTPVLGAAAPGGPPRLEEAVEDTFSGVERVVAVGDVHGDVEALKEVLRLAGLLNAKEQWSGGKAHLVQTGDIADRGARTREAFELMMRLEREALAAGGRVHVLLGNHEVMNMRGDLRYVTPEELASFADQGAAPDAPGTPKGLVGHRAAYGLEGRYGRWLRSHPAVVRIDGTLFMHGGLHPEVPAKTLGELNRWTRQDLFPGAAPGGGTDSRGPLWFRGYAQEEEALWSPGLDEVLARFGARRMVMGHTPTKDGRIGVRFGGRTVFIDTGLSTYYGRHLAALEIRGDRLTALYPEGRVSLLTPGVKEGPGKPAAVKAVPGR, from the coding sequence ATGTCTGCCTTTCTCTCGATGACGCGCACCCTGTGTGTCGTGCTGTTGACCCCTGTGCTGGGAGCGGCGGCACCGGGGGGGCCGCCCCGTTTGGAAGAGGCGGTGGAGGACACCTTCTCCGGGGTGGAGCGGGTGGTGGCGGTGGGGGATGTGCATGGCGATGTGGAGGCGCTGAAGGAGGTGCTCCGCTTGGCGGGTCTCCTCAATGCGAAGGAGCAGTGGAGCGGGGGCAAGGCGCACCTGGTCCAGACGGGGGACATCGCCGATCGGGGGGCCCGGACGCGGGAGGCCTTCGAGCTGATGATGCGGTTGGAGCGCGAGGCGCTCGCCGCCGGGGGGCGCGTCCATGTGCTGTTGGGCAACCACGAGGTGATGAACATGCGGGGCGACCTGCGCTACGTCACCCCGGAGGAGCTGGCCTCCTTCGCGGATCAGGGGGCCGCGCCCGATGCGCCCGGGACGCCGAAGGGGCTCGTGGGGCACCGGGCGGCCTATGGCCTCGAGGGGCGCTACGGCCGGTGGTTGCGGAGCCATCCGGCGGTGGTGCGCATCGATGGCACCCTCTTCATGCATGGCGGGCTCCACCCGGAGGTGCCGGCGAAGACGCTCGGGGAGCTCAACCGCTGGACGCGCCAGGATCTCTTTCCGGGAGCGGCGCCGGGAGGGGGAACGGACTCGCGGGGGCCGCTGTGGTTCCGGGGCTATGCGCAGGAAGAGGAGGCGCTGTGGAGCCCGGGGCTGGACGAGGTCCTGGCGCGCTTCGGTGCACGGCGGATGGTGATGGGACACACCCCCACGAAGGATGGACGCATCGGGGTCCGGTTCGGAGGACGAACGGTGTTCATCGACACGGGCTTGAGCACCTATTACGGACGGCACCTCGCGGCGCTGGAGATTCGCGGCGACCGGCTCACCGCGCTCTATCCCGAAGGGCGGGTGAGCCTGCTGACCCCCGGGGTGAAGGAGGGCCCGGGAAAGCCCGCGGCGGTCAAGGCCGTTCCGGGACGCTGA
- a CDS encoding hybrid sensor histidine kinase/response regulator has protein sequence MNLSSTLPPRRILVIDDNPSIHQDFQKILTPPAESASLDALESALFGAVPVRSAAPTYPFEVDSASQGEEGLQRVRESVREGQRYAVAFVDVRMPPGMDGVETTARLWEEDEDVQVVLCTAYSDYSWEETRQRLGATQRLLILRKPFDNIEVRQMAHALTEKWELAQQNRCRMKDLNHAVLARTRELEAAHARLRQEMEDRARLEARLAHVQRLEALGRLAAGLAHEVSGPLGFVGVNLSYIREALEALASGKPLEDTADLLEACRDALLGTDRIKHIVQDVKLFARADRKPGTPVDVRRVLEQSISMAGEMLGSRVRLVRDFHEVSPVWASEHGLGQVFHNLLVNATHALPDTHPEPWVRVATRQQGLHVVVEIQDNGSGIAPENLGRIFEPFFTTKPVGLGTGLGLSICHGIITGFGGNITVDSNPGKGTTFRIQLPLPP, from the coding sequence ATGAACCTCTCTTCCACCCTTCCGCCTCGTCGGATCCTGGTCATCGACGACAACCCTTCCATCCACCAGGACTTCCAGAAAATCCTGACTCCTCCCGCCGAGAGCGCCTCGCTGGACGCGCTGGAGTCCGCCCTCTTCGGCGCCGTACCAGTCCGCAGCGCGGCGCCCACCTACCCTTTCGAGGTGGACTCGGCCTCTCAGGGCGAGGAAGGCCTGCAACGGGTCCGGGAGTCGGTTCGCGAGGGCCAGCGCTACGCGGTGGCCTTCGTGGACGTCCGCATGCCGCCGGGCATGGACGGCGTGGAGACCACCGCGCGGCTCTGGGAAGAGGATGAAGATGTGCAGGTGGTGCTCTGCACGGCCTACTCGGACTACTCCTGGGAAGAGACGCGGCAGCGGCTGGGGGCCACCCAGCGCCTGCTCATCCTGCGCAAGCCCTTCGACAACATCGAGGTGCGCCAAATGGCGCACGCGCTCACCGAGAAGTGGGAGTTGGCCCAGCAGAACCGGTGCCGGATGAAGGACTTGAACCACGCCGTCCTGGCGAGGACGCGCGAACTGGAGGCCGCCCACGCACGGCTGCGCCAGGAAATGGAAGACCGGGCACGGCTGGAGGCCCGTCTGGCCCATGTCCAGCGCCTGGAGGCCCTGGGGCGGCTGGCCGCGGGCCTGGCACACGAGGTCAGCGGCCCCCTGGGCTTCGTGGGCGTCAACCTGAGCTACATCCGGGAGGCGCTGGAGGCGCTGGCCTCTGGCAAGCCCCTGGAGGACACGGCGGATCTGCTGGAGGCGTGCCGGGATGCCCTGCTGGGCACCGATCGCATCAAGCACATCGTCCAGGACGTGAAGCTCTTTGCGCGCGCGGACCGGAAGCCGGGAACGCCCGTGGACGTGCGCCGGGTACTGGAGCAGTCCATCTCCATGGCGGGGGAGATGCTGGGCTCCCGGGTCCGGCTGGTCCGGGACTTCCACGAAGTCTCTCCCGTCTGGGCCAGCGAGCACGGCCTGGGTCAGGTCTTCCACAACCTGCTGGTGAACGCCACGCACGCCCTGCCCGACACCCACCCCGAGCCCTGGGTCCGCGTCGCCACGCGCCAGCAGGGCCTCCATGTGGTGGTGGAGATCCAGGACAACGGCAGCGGCATCGCCCCCGAGAACCTCGGCCGCATCTTCGAGCCCTTCTTCACCACCAAGCCCGTGGGGCTGGGCACGGGCCTGGGCCTGTCCATCTGCCACGGCATCATCACGGGCTTCGGCGGCAACATCACCGTGGACAGCAACCCCGGCAAGGGCACCACCTTCCGCATCCAGCTGCCCCTGCCGCCCTGA
- a CDS encoding LysM peptidoglycan-binding domain-containing protein → MPASPQVQQSPAPEETAAVEDDEDDEDEAGAEEGDEGEASEAAENPVAPGLLYTADLSDEELTRRWKDAPQTLGSVSVGFVESGRLVNGVRFPDGGQDWIVVSPEKTYATEETITYLTQVIRAVRTTLPDAPPLRVNQISAKEGGYMRPHKSHQSGRDVDLGFYYPTVEPIRARDRENHIHLARNWALVKALLAHADVQLILVDRRVQKVLYEYALKIGEDKAWLDSLFHAGFQSLIRHARGHRDHFHVRFFSPRAQELGRRLAPLLALQPEQNIAMHRVRSGDTLGAIALRFNSTVNGLRKANHLRGNLLRIGQVLSVPLRGPCTRCPVPPPFVVPPRRLAAVTGPENTLTAGKQENAAPSAEEPVENPAREEPKPQDPTVVGTPTS, encoded by the coding sequence ATGCCCGCTTCGCCGCAAGTCCAGCAGTCCCCGGCCCCGGAGGAAACCGCGGCCGTGGAGGACGATGAGGACGACGAGGACGAGGCCGGCGCGGAAGAGGGCGATGAGGGAGAGGCCAGCGAGGCCGCCGAGAACCCCGTCGCCCCAGGACTGCTGTACACCGCGGACCTGAGCGATGAGGAGCTGACGCGGCGGTGGAAGGACGCGCCGCAGACCCTCGGCTCGGTGTCCGTCGGCTTCGTCGAGAGTGGCCGGTTGGTGAACGGCGTGCGCTTTCCGGACGGCGGCCAGGACTGGATCGTCGTCTCCCCGGAAAAGACCTACGCCACCGAAGAGACCATCACCTACCTCACCCAGGTCATCCGCGCCGTCCGCACCACCCTCCCGGACGCCCCCCCGCTGCGCGTGAATCAGATCAGCGCGAAGGAAGGCGGCTACATGCGTCCCCACAAGAGCCACCAGAGCGGCCGGGACGTGGACCTGGGCTTCTACTACCCCACCGTGGAGCCGATCCGTGCCCGGGACCGCGAGAACCACATCCACCTGGCGCGCAACTGGGCCCTCGTGAAGGCGCTCCTGGCCCACGCCGATGTGCAGCTCATCCTGGTCGATCGCCGCGTCCAGAAGGTGCTCTACGAGTACGCGCTGAAGATCGGCGAGGACAAGGCGTGGCTCGACTCGCTGTTCCACGCGGGGTTCCAGTCGCTCATCCGTCACGCGCGCGGACACCGGGACCACTTCCACGTCCGCTTCTTCAGCCCGCGGGCGCAGGAGCTGGGCCGCCGCCTCGCCCCGCTCCTCGCGCTGCAGCCGGAGCAGAACATCGCCATGCACCGGGTCCGCTCGGGGGACACGCTCGGCGCCATCGCCTTGCGCTTCAACTCCACCGTGAACGGCCTGCGCAAGGCCAACCACCTCCGGGGCAACCTGCTGCGCATCGGCCAGGTGCTCTCGGTTCCCCTGCGCGGGCCCTGCACGCGCTGCCCCGTCCCCCCGCCCTTCGTGGTGCCCCCCCGGCGCCTGGCGGCAGTCACCGGGCCGGAGAACACCCTCACGGCCGGCAAACAGGAGAACGCGGCCCCTTCCGCCGAAGAGCCCGTGGAAAACCCCGCCCGCGAGGAGCCGAAGCCGCAGGACCCCACCGTCGTGGGGACTCCGACGTCCTGA